Proteins encoded together in one Chitinophaga sp. LS1 window:
- a CDS encoding TolC family protein — MKSRCLLTLIIFLLTAPLLHAQQTMPLDLQQAIDLALQHNRALHIKQLQQSEKTAKLHEDAIRQYPAVTVSSAYQYNQNLGALNIPAGYFGSIPLGGTNINLPNEDASFELGKHNNFNAGVTVYQPITQLGKIKAGMEVSKTDVLIAEQESRKVSLQIRQAIEKLYYGLLINQQQQITANANLQLAQMKQFDIESALLAGKTVDASKAGLQANVADEEQNLLKLQIQADDYMADLQQLTGITADSVVLAEVDYNPQPISDSISGDNNVDIRLANLTRVKTEQAIKAAQRSYLPDFGLMAGYTYQTGNVLYPSSNPFIGASFKWNIQDIFSNKQVLHQRNFQLQQSAENVANTQEIVNHDIAKAKRRINQAIALIAVAQKAVNFRQDELKIQQDKKDAGLNIEADLLTTKSTLAKAQADLLSAKLNYRIALSDLRILTGVY, encoded by the coding sequence ATGAAAAGTAGATGCCTTCTCACACTCATTATATTCCTGCTCACGGCACCGTTGCTGCATGCGCAGCAAACGATGCCACTCGATTTGCAGCAGGCCATTGATCTCGCTTTGCAACATAACAGGGCACTGCACATCAAGCAACTACAACAGTCAGAGAAAACAGCGAAGCTGCATGAGGATGCCATCAGGCAATATCCTGCTGTCACTGTCAGCTCTGCGTATCAATATAACCAGAACCTGGGTGCATTGAATATTCCTGCCGGGTATTTTGGATCCATCCCACTCGGGGGGACCAATATTAACCTGCCGAATGAAGATGCTTCTTTTGAACTGGGCAAACATAATAACTTCAATGCAGGTGTGACCGTATACCAGCCCATTACCCAGCTGGGTAAGATCAAAGCAGGGATGGAAGTGAGTAAGACGGATGTGTTGATTGCTGAACAGGAAAGCAGAAAGGTTTCTTTGCAAATAAGGCAGGCGATAGAAAAACTCTACTATGGTTTATTAATTAATCAGCAACAACAGATCACGGCCAATGCTAATCTGCAATTAGCGCAGATGAAGCAGTTTGATATAGAGAGCGCACTGTTGGCCGGGAAAACTGTTGATGCCAGCAAAGCTGGTCTGCAGGCAAATGTAGCAGATGAGGAACAAAACCTGCTGAAGTTACAGATACAGGCAGATGATTATATGGCCGATCTGCAACAGCTGACAGGTATCACTGCGGACAGTGTGGTACTGGCGGAGGTAGATTACAATCCACAACCTATCAGCGATAGTATTTCAGGTGATAACAATGTGGATATACGGCTGGCGAATTTGACCCGGGTTAAAACCGAACAGGCGATCAAAGCAGCGCAACGTAGCTACCTGCCTGATTTTGGGTTGATGGCAGGGTATACTTATCAGACAGGGAATGTGCTGTATCCCAGCAGCAATCCTTTTATCGGTGCATCATTTAAATGGAATATACAGGATATCTTTTCCAATAAACAGGTATTGCATCAGCGCAATTTCCAGCTGCAACAGTCTGCCGAAAACGTAGCGAATACACAGGAAATTGTAAACCATGATATTGCGAAAGCTAAAAGGCGTATAAATCAGGCAATAGCCCTGATCGCCGTAGCACAAAAAGCTGTAAATTTCAGGCAGGATGAGCTAAAAATACAGCAGGACAAAAAAGATGCTGGCCTGAATATTGAAGCTGATCTGTTGACCACAAAATCAACGCTGGCCAAAGCGCAGGCAGACCTGCTGAGTGCTAAGCTCAATTACAGGATTGCCTTATCTGATCTGCGCATTTTGACTGGCGTTTATTAA
- a CDS encoding DUF2147 domain-containing protein, with protein MKRIAFLLITLLFSTQVLLAQDKILGNWLNEEKDGRIEIYKTGNQYFGKLVWGRDLMEADGKTPRKDRTDTKNPDAKLKSRQLLGLVLLTNFKYDDGEWTGGKIYDPKSGKTYSCTMKFKGEKLEIRGYIGISMFGRTTVWTRG; from the coding sequence ATGAAAAGGATCGCATTTTTATTAATTACCTTATTATTTTCCACGCAGGTATTGCTGGCACAAGACAAAATACTCGGTAACTGGCTGAATGAAGAAAAAGACGGCCGTATAGAGATTTATAAAACCGGGAATCAATATTTCGGGAAGCTGGTATGGGGGCGTGACCTCATGGAAGCGGATGGGAAGACACCCCGGAAAGACAGGACGGATACCAAGAATCCTGATGCTAAATTAAAGAGCCGGCAGTTATTGGGGCTTGTTCTTTTGACCAACTTCAAGTATGATGATGGGGAATGGACAGGCGGGAAAATTTATGATCCCAAGAGTGGGAAGACTTATAGTTGTACGATGAAATTCAAAGGAGAGAAACTCGAAATAAGGGGGTATATCGGTATTTCCATGTTTGGAAGAACGACTGTGTGGACGAGGGGGTAA
- a CDS encoding HTTM domain-containing protein translates to MTNADSLTSRFWKPVDNTPLVIFRILLGFLLFFQSINDIFSDRVRTLFIEPAFTFPFMGFEWLRPLPGNGMYFYFLLMGLLAIMIMLGAFYRVAMIGYTLLWTATYIMQKCGYNNHYYLIILICSFMCMMPAHRRLSVDVWRRPSIKSSYCPQWCSWFFIAQFGIVYTYAAIAKLYPDWLSGRYLESTLTSNWIRYFLCYIGIIFDFLITPLMLFRRTRTWGMAAACIFHLTNAVVFTIGIFPFLALSAMLFFYPPDVIRQLLRWPELKPKANNASLTIWKKLAVYAMGIYLLIQVLLPIRYLLFGTQPYWSEEGFRMSWRMMSRNKSGWVYFKIVNNDTHKSWIDEPEARLNYASLNSLPGFPDMIWQYAQHIKEIYAKEGIHNISIYAVSSVSLNGRHPQPLVDPKTDLANTPWEPYRHANWIVPLEHE, encoded by the coding sequence ATGACCAATGCTGATAGCCTGACTTCCCGCTTTTGGAAGCCGGTGGACAATACTCCACTGGTAATTTTTCGCATCCTCCTTGGATTCCTCCTGTTCTTTCAATCTATCAACGATATTTTCTCGGATAGGGTACGCACTTTGTTCATAGAGCCTGCCTTCACCTTCCCATTTATGGGATTTGAATGGTTGCGGCCACTGCCCGGGAATGGTATGTATTTCTATTTTCTGTTGATGGGCCTTTTGGCCATCATGATCATGCTGGGAGCTTTTTACCGGGTAGCAATGATCGGCTATACACTACTTTGGACCGCCACTTATATCATGCAAAAATGTGGCTATAACAACCACTATTACCTGATCATACTCATATGTTCCTTCATGTGCATGATGCCTGCACACCGCCGCCTCTCTGTTGATGTGTGGCGCCGTCCCTCCATCAAATCCAGCTATTGTCCACAATGGTGTAGCTGGTTCTTCATCGCACAGTTTGGCATTGTGTATACGTATGCTGCTATTGCAAAACTCTACCCAGACTGGTTATCAGGTCGTTATCTGGAAAGTACGCTGACCAGCAACTGGATCAGGTATTTTCTCTGCTACATAGGAATAATATTCGATTTCCTCATTACACCCCTGATGTTATTCCGTCGTACCCGTACCTGGGGAATGGCAGCAGCGTGCATTTTCCATCTTACCAATGCAGTTGTTTTCACTATCGGTATCTTCCCATTCCTGGCCTTGTCTGCCATGTTGTTCTTTTATCCGCCAGATGTGATCAGACAATTGTTAAGGTGGCCTGAATTAAAACCCAAAGCCAATAATGCCTCATTAACTATATGGAAAAAACTGGCCGTATATGCCATGGGCATTTACCTCCTCATACAGGTATTACTTCCCATACGTTATCTCTTGTTTGGTACACAACCTTACTGGTCAGAAGAAGGATTTCGCATGAGCTGGAGAATGATGTCACGCAATAAAAGTGGATGGGTGTATTTTAAGATAGTAAACAATGACACACATAAATCATGGATAGACGAGCCGGAAGCAAGGCTCAATTATGCAAGTCTGAACAGCCTGCCAGGCTTCCCTGATATGATCTGGCAGTATGCACAGCATATCAAAGAAATCTATGCAAAAGAAGGCATACATAACATCTCTATATATGCAGTCAGTTCAGTGAGTCTGAATGGCCGGCACCCACAACCATTGGTAGATCCGAAAACGGACCTGGCCAATACGCCATGGGAGCCGTACCGCCATGCAAACTGGATTGTACCACTGGAACACGAGTAA
- a CDS encoding DUF5777 family beta-barrel protein, with product MQRRIIQTIFLLLVCGRMMAQDSSLMKMMDDAVAESQKGQVVTGTFKATQIVNLPTVESPGKKSLQFMIMHRFGKLNGGAYELFGLDNASIRFALDYGITDRFSVGLGRSSVDKTFDGSLKYKLLQQKETGMPISVSLYGLITNYTQRYTDKPYLDAGYRTAYTTQVIIAKKFSSAFSFEVVPSWIHYNLTPTPEDKNDLFAVSAGGRLKFTKRMSVNAEYNYLLRNQVVSTKVYDAISGGIDIETGGHVFQLVFTNAAGMVGPYYLAKTDGSWGKGDIYFGFNITRNFNFKK from the coding sequence ATGCAAAGAAGAATCATTCAAACCATATTTTTATTACTCGTATGCGGCCGTATGATGGCGCAGGACAGCAGTCTGATGAAAATGATGGACGATGCCGTAGCTGAATCACAAAAAGGACAGGTGGTAACCGGTACCTTTAAGGCTACACAGATTGTAAACCTGCCTACTGTAGAGTCGCCAGGAAAAAAAAGCCTGCAATTTATGATCATGCACCGTTTCGGTAAACTAAACGGTGGTGCTTATGAACTCTTCGGTCTGGATAATGCCTCCATTCGTTTTGCATTGGATTACGGTATCACCGACCGCTTCTCTGTTGGGTTGGGCCGTAGCTCTGTAGACAAAACTTTCGATGGTTCCCTGAAGTATAAACTCCTGCAGCAAAAAGAAACAGGTATGCCCATCTCTGTAAGCCTGTATGGTCTGATCACAAACTATACACAACGCTATACGGACAAGCCTTACCTCGATGCAGGCTATCGCACAGCCTACACAACACAGGTAATCATTGCTAAAAAGTTTTCATCTGCATTCTCATTTGAAGTCGTGCCATCCTGGATTCACTATAACCTCACGCCAACGCCGGAAGATAAGAACGATCTCTTCGCGGTATCTGCAGGTGGCCGGTTGAAATTTACGAAGCGGATGAGCGTAAACGCAGAGTACAACTACCTGCTGCGTAACCAGGTAGTAAGTACGAAAGTATATGATGCCATATCCGGTGGTATTGATATCGAAACGGGAGGTCACGTATTCCAGCTGGTATTTACCAATGCCGCTGGCATGGTAGGTCCTTATTATCTGGCTAAAACTGACGGTAGCTGGGGTAAAGGAGATATCTATTTTGGATTCAATATCACGAGAAATTTCAATTTCAAAAAGTAA
- a CDS encoding YceI family protein: MKLMYVMALASLLYLPAKAQTFMTRNGKVNFYSKTPLEDIKAENRQVVAAIDLGKKTVALTLLQKNFLFEKQLMQDHYNENYVESDKFPKAQFTGTITGNVGTTPGTYKVQISGNLTLHGVTKPVSAPAEFEVADGKVTGKADFKVKPSDFDIKIPSLVKDKIASEISVQVVAACTALSK, from the coding sequence ATGAAACTAATGTATGTAATGGCGCTGGCCAGTTTGTTATACCTGCCTGCCAAAGCACAGACATTCATGACGCGCAATGGAAAGGTGAACTTCTATTCCAAAACACCGCTGGAAGATATCAAAGCGGAAAACAGACAAGTAGTGGCAGCCATCGATCTGGGGAAAAAGACCGTGGCCCTGACCCTGTTGCAAAAGAACTTCCTGTTTGAAAAGCAACTGATGCAGGACCATTACAACGAGAACTATGTAGAAAGTGACAAGTTCCCCAAAGCCCAGTTCACAGGCACGATCACCGGCAATGTAGGCACCACACCCGGTACTTACAAAGTACAGATAAGTGGTAACCTCACCCTGCACGGTGTAACCAAACCAGTGAGTGCACCTGCGGAATTTGAAGTGGCCGATGGCAAAGTAACAGGTAAAGCTGACTTCAAGGTAAAACCTTCCGATTTCGATATTAAAATTCCTTCGCTGGTAAAAGATAAAATTGCTTCAGAAATCTCAGTTCAGGTAGTTGCTGCCTGTACTGCTTTATCAAAATAA
- a CDS encoding cytochrome c — MKRVFFLLSAIAIVYCLTMVTSCSKDNEKDLTNTGTDTTGTGGGTTCDTVNMKYAANVQPIISANCYSCHGNGSASGGISLDTYAKVLTQVNNGNLIGTITHASGYPAMPQGGSKLSDCNINIIKDWIARGAQNN; from the coding sequence ATGAAGCGTGTATTCTTTCTCCTGTCAGCAATCGCAATCGTATACTGCCTGACCATGGTAACATCCTGCTCGAAAGACAATGAAAAGGATCTGACCAACACAGGCACCGATACTACCGGAACCGGTGGTGGCACTACCTGCGATACCGTAAACATGAAATATGCTGCTAATGTACAGCCTATTATTTCAGCTAATTGTTATAGCTGTCATGGTAATGGTAGCGCCAGCGGCGGTATCTCTCTCGACACTTACGCAAAAGTATTAACACAGGTAAACAACGGTAACCTGATTGGTACCATCACTCACGCGAGCGGATATCCTGCCATGCCACAGGGGGGTAGCAAACTCTCTGATTGCAATATCAACATTATTAAAGACTGGATCGCCCGCGGCGCTCAAAATAATTAA
- a CDS encoding OB-fold protein has protein sequence MTRKKTILFAAVFLCLVAGGTGYYLYNKPRTTAAEAHTDDSVTARELYGTYAKDEKTAGKLYENKVLEVTGIVMNVEQNGKEVSVLLSAGETDPGGVNCSLADNSDQLPKNGETIRVKGKCTGFLMDVSLVDATILSTK, from the coding sequence ATGACGCGAAAAAAGACAATCCTTTTCGCAGCGGTATTCCTATGCCTTGTGGCAGGAGGAACAGGCTACTACTTGTACAACAAACCAAGAACCACCGCTGCCGAAGCCCACACAGATGATAGTGTGACTGCCAGAGAACTGTATGGCACTTATGCTAAAGATGAAAAGACTGCCGGTAAACTGTACGAGAACAAAGTATTGGAAGTTACAGGCATCGTCATGAATGTAGAACAAAACGGTAAGGAAGTTTCTGTACTACTCTCCGCTGGCGAAACAGATCCCGGTGGGGTTAACTGCAGCCTTGCAGACAACTCTGATCAACTACCTAAAAACGGTGAAACCATCCGTGTTAAAGGCAAATGCACAGGCTTTTTGATGGACGTAAGCCTGGTAGATGCGACCATTCTCTCAACTAAATAA
- a CDS encoding RNA polymerase sigma factor: MHAQPRCQRLLYERYYAYALKIVFRYIYRYERATEVVNDGFVKLFNRFDRFTYEEGEDLERMLLGWMRKIMVNTAIDELRRKNMIPEIGGIPEYVWETPDMGQSAEQKLYYKELIILIKELPPSYQVVFNMYVIDGFSHQEIADKLNISLGTSKSNLSKAREHLRKKLNNGIREFDICSF; encoded by the coding sequence ATGCATGCACAGCCCAGGTGCCAGCGGCTGCTGTACGAACGGTATTATGCATATGCCCTGAAAATTGTGTTCAGGTATATATACAGGTATGAGAGAGCGACTGAGGTGGTGAATGACGGATTTGTAAAACTATTCAACCGGTTTGACAGGTTTACCTATGAAGAAGGAGAGGATCTGGAAAGAATGCTCCTGGGGTGGATGCGCAAGATCATGGTAAACACGGCCATCGATGAACTGCGCAGGAAGAATATGATCCCTGAAATAGGGGGTATCCCGGAATACGTATGGGAAACACCCGATATGGGGCAATCCGCAGAACAAAAGTTATATTATAAAGAACTGATCATCCTGATCAAAGAATTACCTCCTTCCTATCAGGTTGTATTCAACATGTATGTAATAGATGGGTTTTCCCATCAGGAAATTGCAGACAAGCTGAATATCAGTTTAGGCACTTCAAAATCAAATCTTTCAAAAGCAAGAGAACATTTAAGAAAGAAATTAAATAACGGCATACGGGAATTTGATATATGCAGCTTTTAG
- a CDS encoding DUF6965 family protein, with amino-acid sequence MKYADKEIQELEEFYKTASLPDSIELFHSTTITDVKAFVHSHLQIMKQRQGVPVFEGFYDRLVLLKEKLSQ; translated from the coding sequence ATGAAATATGCCGACAAAGAGATCCAGGAGCTGGAAGAGTTCTATAAAACAGCGTCCTTACCCGATTCTATAGAATTATTCCATAGTACTACTATTACCGATGTAAAGGCTTTTGTACATAGCCATCTGCAGATTATGAAACAGCGACAGGGTGTACCAGTTTTTGAAGGGTTTTATGACAGGCTGGTTTTATTGAAGGAGAAACTTTCACAATAG
- a CDS encoding helix-turn-helix domain-containing protein, producing the protein MNTQTPILDIPSTIKYYLSLDKKVAQSFGMDKYDELLHPDNFAILSNEGSVKNGAPIKTDHYALILCIRGTCTKTVGPFTFQVTPQSLHIVSPRFINSFENASEDLLLYMVMFKKEFISDIFIKQSVLDPLMDLHPECPPIYSLSDHNFQKIKSLYEKIDLEYKEENPFFLQMIRLQLVELLYEVNRTFEKCTDSRTHYQLTRQYTLFMNFRDLVEEHFLTKRTVQEFADLLHVSAKHLSEVVKQETGKNALHIIHARVFLEARLLLTTSSLSVKEVSDQLNFDTSSHFSRFFKKFADENPSAYKKVVTP; encoded by the coding sequence ATGAACACGCAGACGCCAATACTGGACATACCATCCACCATAAAATATTACCTGTCACTGGACAAAAAGGTCGCGCAAAGTTTTGGAATGGATAAATATGATGAGCTCCTGCACCCCGACAACTTCGCTATATTGAGCAACGAAGGCAGTGTTAAAAACGGAGCCCCCATTAAAACAGACCATTACGCCCTGATCCTTTGTATCAGGGGCACCTGCACAAAGACGGTCGGGCCTTTCACCTTCCAGGTGACACCACAGTCTTTGCATATTGTCTCGCCACGCTTTATCAATTCTTTTGAAAATGCATCTGAGGACCTGTTGCTCTATATGGTCATGTTTAAAAAAGAATTTATTTCCGATATTTTTATCAAACAAAGCGTACTCGACCCTTTGATGGACCTGCACCCTGAGTGCCCACCTATCTATAGTCTTTCTGACCACAACTTCCAAAAGATCAAATCACTCTATGAGAAAATAGACCTGGAGTATAAAGAAGAAAATCCTTTCTTTCTTCAGATGATCCGGTTACAACTGGTGGAATTACTCTATGAGGTGAACAGAACTTTTGAGAAATGTACGGACAGCCGCACGCACTACCAGCTGACACGGCAGTATACGCTTTTCATGAACTTCAGGGATCTTGTGGAAGAACATTTTCTCACGAAGAGAACGGTGCAGGAATTTGCCGACCTGCTACATGTATCGGCCAAGCATTTGAGTGAGGTGGTGAAACAGGAAACGGGGAAAAATGCGTTGCATATTATTCATGCGAGAGTATTTTTAGAAGCGCGGTTATTGCTTACGACTTCTTCTCTCAGTGTTAAAGAGGTGTCGGACCAATTGAATTTTGATACCAGTTCTCACTTCAGCAGATTCTTTAAGAAGTTTGCGGACGAGAATCCTTCTGCTTACAAAAAAGTAGTTACGCCATAA
- a CDS encoding YceI family protein, with protein MNQKKWIIDPDHSGVQFKIKHLVISNVTGAFNNFNGGATFSDPHQIDNAEVHFSLDVHSIDTNQEQRDTHLKSADFFDAAHFPQITFQSAYFRKMKGDKYSLAGTLTMKGVSRPIELEAEYGGVAVDGYGRRKMGFEVKGNISRWEFGLTYNAVLEAGGLLLGEDVQLEANIQLIQE; from the coding sequence ATGAATCAAAAGAAATGGATCATTGACCCTGATCACTCAGGTGTTCAGTTTAAGATCAAACACCTTGTTATCTCGAATGTAACCGGTGCCTTCAATAACTTCAATGGTGGTGCAACCTTCTCCGATCCACACCAGATCGACAATGCAGAAGTTCATTTCTCACTGGATGTACACAGTATAGATACCAACCAGGAACAAAGAGATACCCACTTAAAGTCCGCCGATTTCTTTGATGCGGCACACTTTCCACAAATAACATTTCAATCCGCTTACTTCAGAAAAATGAAGGGCGATAAATATAGCCTGGCAGGTACACTGACCATGAAAGGCGTGAGTCGTCCCATAGAACTGGAAGCAGAATATGGTGGCGTAGCTGTAGATGGTTATGGCAGAAGGAAAATGGGTTTTGAAGTGAAGGGAAACATCAGCAGATGGGAATTCGGATTGACATATAATGCTGTACTGGAAGCTGGCGGATTGTTGCTGGGAGAGGATGTACAGCTCGAGGCAAATATACAGCTGATACAGGAATGA
- the galA gene encoding beta-galactosidase GalA, with product MKKDLLLLFSALTIGLTAAAQSPLRRHINFDSNWKFSLGHAGNAERDFNYGLETSFSKSGSAINTCIEPKFNDNTWQDIQLPHDWAVALPFQYSKKGDLEGKGYKPVGGGFPENSIGWYRKTFNIARADSGNRFVIQLDGVYRDSKVWVNGYYLGGNFSGYTGASYDITDVLQFDKPNVLVVRADATQNEGWFYEGAGIYRHVWLNVTNNLHIATDGGVFVHSTQKGNDAIVTIETTVKNENITPANATVYTVITNREGKTLAQSKPQPLSLAINESKKLSQALTITQPQLWSLENPYLYRAVAIVQSNGKTIDSMKVRFGVRTIVMDKDKGFFLNGKNIKVQGVCCHQDHAGVGAALPDYLQYYRIGLLKEMGTNAYRTSHNPPTPELLDACDSLGMIVMDETRLLNSGPEYEGQLRKLILRDRNHPSIFIWSIGNEEFQTQYTDIGKRIAQHNLFVQQELDPSRTSTYAANMPNIFHGVNEVIPVRGFNYNLGGIDGYHKDHPEQPVIGTEVASTVTTRGIYIKDTVNGYVPDYDSTYPSWASTAEIWWKLAAARPWFMGGFAWTGFDYRGEPTPYSWPNINSHFGIMDMCGFPKNVYYYYQAWWTDKDVLNIAPHWNWQGKEGQPVLVWINTNAENVELFLNGKSLGKKDMPVNGHLRWSVNYEPGTLEAVAYKKGKKITSKVETTGAPKRIVLTPSKTTLQADGEDAVVVNVSAVDDKGRIVPVAGDMIHFSLDGQADIIGVGNGDPSSHEPDKCVPGAWQRSLFNGHAQLIIKAGNKPGAVVLKATGNGLEAATVTF from the coding sequence ATGAAAAAAGACCTGCTGCTTTTATTCTCAGCACTAACCATCGGCCTCACCGCCGCTGCGCAGTCACCACTACGCAGACACATCAACTTCGACTCAAACTGGAAATTCTCCCTCGGCCACGCCGGCAACGCAGAAAGAGATTTCAACTATGGCCTTGAAACCTCCTTCTCAAAATCGGGTTCCGCAATCAACACCTGCATCGAACCCAAATTCAACGATAACACCTGGCAAGACATCCAACTCCCACACGACTGGGCTGTCGCCCTGCCATTCCAATATTCAAAAAAAGGTGACCTCGAAGGAAAAGGCTACAAACCAGTAGGCGGCGGCTTCCCCGAAAACAGCATCGGCTGGTACCGCAAAACCTTCAACATAGCCCGCGCCGACTCCGGCAACCGCTTCGTCATCCAACTCGACGGCGTATACCGCGACAGCAAAGTATGGGTAAACGGCTACTACCTCGGCGGTAACTTCAGCGGCTACACAGGCGCCTCCTACGACATCACCGATGTATTACAATTCGACAAACCCAACGTCCTCGTAGTCCGCGCCGACGCCACTCAAAATGAAGGCTGGTTCTACGAAGGCGCTGGCATCTACCGCCATGTATGGCTCAATGTCACCAACAACCTTCACATCGCTACAGACGGTGGCGTATTTGTTCACTCCACACAAAAAGGAAACGATGCTATCGTCACCATCGAAACTACTGTAAAGAATGAAAATATCACCCCTGCCAATGCCACTGTATACACCGTGATCACCAACAGGGAAGGCAAGACACTGGCACAAAGCAAACCACAACCACTGTCCCTCGCCATCAATGAAAGCAAAAAGCTCTCACAGGCTTTAACCATCACACAACCACAACTCTGGTCACTGGAAAACCCCTATCTATACCGTGCCGTCGCTATCGTACAATCAAATGGTAAAACCATCGATAGTATGAAAGTGCGTTTTGGTGTTCGCACCATCGTAATGGACAAGGATAAAGGCTTCTTCCTCAATGGTAAAAACATCAAAGTACAGGGTGTATGTTGTCATCAGGACCACGCCGGCGTAGGCGCCGCCTTACCCGACTACCTCCAATACTATAGAATTGGATTGCTGAAAGAAATGGGTACCAACGCCTATCGCACCAGCCACAATCCTCCTACCCCTGAGTTACTGGATGCCTGCGATAGCCTTGGTATGATCGTAATGGATGAAACCAGATTACTAAACAGTGGTCCTGAATACGAAGGGCAATTGCGCAAGCTGATCCTGAGAGACAGAAACCATCCAAGCATCTTCATCTGGTCTATCGGTAATGAAGAATTCCAAACCCAATATACCGACATAGGCAAGCGCATTGCCCAACACAACCTGTTCGTACAGCAGGAGCTGGATCCTTCCCGCACCAGCACCTATGCTGCAAATATGCCGAACATATTTCATGGTGTGAACGAAGTAATTCCCGTACGTGGTTTCAACTATAACCTCGGCGGCATCGATGGCTATCACAAAGATCATCCTGAACAACCGGTAATAGGCACAGAAGTAGCCAGCACTGTCACCACCCGCGGCATCTACATAAAAGATACCGTAAACGGCTATGTACCTGACTATGACAGCACCTACCCATCCTGGGCATCTACTGCGGAGATCTGGTGGAAACTGGCCGCCGCACGCCCCTGGTTTATGGGTGGTTTTGCCTGGACAGGCTTCGACTATCGTGGTGAACCTACGCCCTACAGCTGGCCAAATATCAACTCTCACTTTGGTATCATGGACATGTGCGGCTTCCCTAAAAATGTATATTACTACTACCAGGCCTGGTGGACGGACAAAGATGTGCTGAACATTGCCCCACACTGGAACTGGCAAGGAAAAGAAGGACAGCCCGTACTGGTATGGATCAATACCAATGCAGAAAATGTAGAACTCTTCCTCAATGGCAAAAGCCTTGGAAAAAAAGATATGCCGGTCAATGGACACCTCCGCTGGAGCGTGAACTATGAACCCGGTACCCTCGAAGCGGTAGCTTATAAGAAAGGTAAAAAGATCACCAGCAAGGTAGAAACCACCGGTGCTCCTAAACGGATTGTATTAACCCCCTCAAAGACAACTTTGCAGGCTGATGGCGAAGACGCTGTCGTAGTAAACGTGAGTGCAGTGGATGATAAGGGCAGAATAGTGCCCGTAGCCGGCGATATGATCCACTTCTCACTGGATGGCCAGGCAGACATCATCGGTGTCGGCAATGGTGATCCCAGCAGTCATGAACCTGATAAATGTGTACCAGGTGCATGGCAACGCAGCCTCTTCAACGGGCATGCTCAGTTGATCATCAAAGCAGGAAACAAACCCGGAGCAGTGGTACTAAAAGCTACAGGAAATGGATTGGAGGCAGCTACCGTTACATTTTAA